GCAAATAAGCCGAAAACAGTTCCACAGAGAGACACCCTGTGCTTTATTTTACATCATGTAAATACAGAGCTAGGAACTTCCTCAGTTGTGCAATATGAAGAACTGTAACTGACAAGGGCTCTCCATTCCGTCTCCACTTCAGTTCCACTTTCTTGAGCTGAAACCCTTTCAGAGGAAACTTTGCAGGCAAAATGGCAATGTTCAAGCAATGGATTCTGATTCTGGTGCTGCAATTTATCTGGGTGACGTATTATGCAGGTAAggaattctctctttctctctctcttaatcctTTCTGTTGTCAttaagctttaaaaacaacagctctTGCAGAAAGCATGAGAACAAGATTTATTTGAGAAAAACTCAGGCAGAGGTGGGGTGAGGCAATTGACCAAAAAAacagtgggggcagggggaagctaATTTCCTCTATCTCTGCAGAATCATGCACAGGATTGGGTTGTAAGTCACGCTAGTGGAGGTGATGACTGGAGCCTTCAAACGGCTTGCGGAAACTGTGCAATTAACAGGTAACAGCAAGCTCCCAGATTGTAATATGCAGAGAACCGACTCCTCGCCCTTTTTCAATTGACTTTCTCATCGGGGTATGTTTATTCCTCCTCAATAGGTGCCGACTTTTGCAAAGTGACAGTATCTCAACCTCCATTCATGGAAGGCTACCCTGCATCAAAATATATCACTATACCGTGTACTTTTTCTGCTCAGGGATGCCCCACATCCACTCCGACCATTCTGTGGTTTCGATATCTTGCGCGTACCCATGAAGCCTTGTGCACTCCCTACTGTATAAACAGCACAAAGTTCAAACTGGTTCACTCAAAATCTATGAACCAGGCTCAGCTTGAGATCAAAGAAATCAATGAAGAAGACAGCGCAATTTATTTTTGTGGGGTAGCAATTTCAAGTTCCAATTCCTCCACCTCCAAGCAAACTGGAATCGGAACAGTGTTAGTGATAAGAGGTTGGTTGCTACTTTATTCTTTTGAGCGGGGAAGGGTTctctttattattttaaggaGGTTTGTatctagtgcttttttttccctaaaaaaaatgtttaggggtactctc
The Zootoca vivipara chromosome 14, rZooViv1.1, whole genome shotgun sequence DNA segment above includes these coding regions:
- the IGSF6 gene encoding immunoglobulin superfamily member 6 isoform X3, with product MAMFKQWILILVLQFIWVTYYAGADFCKVTVSQPPFMEGYPASKYITIPCTFSAQGCPTSTPTILWFRYLARTHEALCTPYCINSTKFKLVHSKSMNQAQLEIKEINEEDSAIYFCGVAISSSNSSTSKQTGIGTVLVIRGSGTYSRGVEYSMLAISVTLFLYLVALLAVSKLFTKPKLKKTERHVNVCGHLDKSHKMDELS
- the IGSF6 gene encoding immunoglobulin superfamily member 6 isoform X1, with amino-acid sequence MAMFKQWILILVLQFIWVTYYAGADFCKVTVSQPPFMEGYPASKYITIPCTFSAQGCPTSTPTILWFRYLARTHEALCTPYCINSTKFKLVHSKSMNQAQLEIKEINEEDSAIYFCGVAISSSNSSTSKQTGIGTVLVIRGSGTYSRGVEYSMLAISVTLFLYLVALLAVSKLFTKPKLKKTERHVNVCVSVCNPVHKVVNEFSKGESLYEQEKELPTQRREVSASLGFAEGQKTLVKTPVLKRDTLPSYSVRPKHVQ
- the IGSF6 gene encoding immunoglobulin superfamily member 6 isoform X2 translates to MAMFKQWILILVLQFIWVTYYAGADFCKVTVSQPPFMEGYPASKYITIPCTFSAQGCPTSTPTILWFRYLARTHEALCTPYCINSTKFKLVHSKSMNQAQLEIKEINEEDSAIYFCGVAISSSNSSTSKQTGIGTVLVIRGSGTYSRGVEYSMLAISVTLFLYLVALLAVSKLFTKPKLKKTERHVNVCGGGSKAAVCRAIAKEFGKKRHNRQRRHGHLDKSHKMDELS